In Castor canadensis chromosome 11, mCasCan1.hap1v2, whole genome shotgun sequence, a single genomic region encodes these proteins:
- the LOC141413793 gene encoding E3 ubiquitin-protein ligase RNF135-like isoform X2 codes for MAGLASSSAIPVWLGEDDLSCIICHGLLVWPTTLPCGHSFCRDCLGKVWGAGGAGSPWACPTCREALAPRSRLRKNTLLEDLVDKYSRAARELEDAELAQSPAPGPGPAPDSAPDLASQHRPAQPRVAVQKSTTEVMWELTEVAQELVNIVKNLQNQRALSETGIEKESSILGMAPCSGE; via the exons ATGGCTGGCCTGGCCTCCAGCTCTGCGATCCCCGTGTGGCTGGGCGAGGACGACCTGAGCTGCATCATCTGCCACGGGTTGCTGGTCTGGCCCACCACGCTGCCCTGCGGCCACAGCTTCTGCCGCGATTGCCTGGGGAAGGTGTGGGGCGCGGGAGGGGCTGGGAGCCCCTGGGCCTGCCCCACGTGTCGCGAGGCCTTGGCGCCACGGTCGCGGCTGCGGAAGAACACGCTGCTCGAGGACCTGGTGGACAAGTACAGCCGCGCCGCACGCGAGCTGGAGGACGCGGAACTCGCCCAGAGCCCCGCCCCCGGGCCAGGCCCCGCCCCTGACTCCGCCCCCGACCTCGCGTCCCAGCACCGCCCAGCACAGCCGCGGGTAG CAGTACAGAAGAGCACCACAGAAGTCATGTGGGAGCTGACAGAGGTGGCGCAAGAGCTTGTGAACATTGTCAAGAACCTTCAGAACCAGAGAGCCCTTTCAGAAACTGGAATAGAGAAGGAATCAAGCATCCTGGGCATG GCCCCTTGTTCTGGAGAGTAA
- the LOC141413793 gene encoding E3 ubiquitin-protein ligase RNF135-like isoform X1, producing the protein MAGLASSSAIPVWLGEDDLSCIICHGLLVWPTTLPCGHSFCRDCLGKVWGAGGAGSPWACPTCREALAPRSRLRKNTLLEDLVDKYSRAARELEDAELAQSPAPGPGPAPDSAPDLASQHRPAQPRVAVQKSTTEVMWELTEVAQELVNIVKNLQNQRALSETGIEKESSILGMVGSTGRGKNRARNRDRGAPTAAVRICLQRSCSKSQSLTVVFTAKHG; encoded by the exons ATGGCTGGCCTGGCCTCCAGCTCTGCGATCCCCGTGTGGCTGGGCGAGGACGACCTGAGCTGCATCATCTGCCACGGGTTGCTGGTCTGGCCCACCACGCTGCCCTGCGGCCACAGCTTCTGCCGCGATTGCCTGGGGAAGGTGTGGGGCGCGGGAGGGGCTGGGAGCCCCTGGGCCTGCCCCACGTGTCGCGAGGCCTTGGCGCCACGGTCGCGGCTGCGGAAGAACACGCTGCTCGAGGACCTGGTGGACAAGTACAGCCGCGCCGCACGCGAGCTGGAGGACGCGGAACTCGCCCAGAGCCCCGCCCCCGGGCCAGGCCCCGCCCCTGACTCCGCCCCCGACCTCGCGTCCCAGCACCGCCCAGCACAGCCGCGGGTAG CAGTACAGAAGAGCACCACAGAAGTCATGTGGGAGCTGACAGAGGTGGCGCAAGAGCTTGTGAACATTGTCAAGAACCTTCAGAACCAGAGAGCCCTTTCAGAAACTGGAATAGAGAAGGAATCAAGCATCCTGGGCATGGTAGGCTCAACTGGGAGAGGAAAGAACAGAGCTAGGAACAGAGATAGGGGAGCTCCAACTGCAGCAGTAAGAATTTGTTTGCAAAGAAGCTGTAGTAAGTCTCAATCTTTAACTGTTGTCTTTACTGCCAAACATGGATGA